A genomic window from Exiguobacterium acetylicum DSM 20416 includes:
- a CDS encoding S1 RNA-binding domain-containing protein, giving the protein MGLRAGQVVTLKVEREAEFGVFLTDGNEDVLLHNNEQTRKVALDEEVEVFLYQDNEGRLASSMTIPEASFEDYVKTMVNGTRYNTGVFANIGIQKDVLVSLDDLPQRRMFWPEEGDQLFIRLKHDQKLRLLGDPAPYAYFNLRAKPAPEEWNNMDVEGLVFSQREPGVNVWVNDQSIGFLHEREMERWPRLGEVLKLRVTNVKPDGTVLLSARPRAFEAIDTDAELILNHLLEHDGQMPYGDKTAPETIDEVFGLSKAAFKRALGRLLKDKKIEKNETGIRLTK; this is encoded by the coding sequence ATGGGATTACGCGCAGGACAGGTTGTCACATTAAAAGTAGAACGCGAAGCAGAGTTTGGAGTGTTTCTGACAGATGGAAATGAAGACGTGTTGTTGCATAACAATGAACAAACACGGAAAGTAGCCCTCGATGAAGAGGTAGAAGTCTTCTTGTATCAAGATAATGAAGGGCGTCTAGCATCATCAATGACGATTCCAGAAGCTTCATTTGAAGACTATGTCAAGACGATGGTTAATGGAACACGCTATAACACAGGAGTGTTCGCGAATATCGGCATTCAAAAAGACGTTCTCGTCTCACTCGACGATTTGCCGCAGCGCCGGATGTTCTGGCCAGAAGAAGGCGATCAACTCTTCATTCGTCTGAAACATGATCAGAAGCTTCGGTTACTCGGAGACCCTGCACCTTATGCATACTTCAACTTACGTGCGAAGCCAGCTCCAGAAGAGTGGAACAACATGGACGTTGAAGGTCTCGTCTTCTCACAACGCGAACCAGGCGTTAACGTCTGGGTCAACGATCAATCGATCGGATTCTTACATGAACGTGAGATGGAACGCTGGCCGCGTCTTGGAGAAGTCTTGAAATTACGAGTGACAAATGTAAAACCAGATGGTACAGTATTACTTTCAGCACGACCACGTGCCTTTGAAGCCATTGATACAGACGCGGAGTTGATTCTGAACCATCTACTTGAACATGATGGTCAGATGCCGTATGGTGATAAGACAGCTCCCGAGACGATCGATGAAGTATTCGGTCTCAGTAAGGCAGCATTCAAACGAGCGCTCGGTCGCCTGTTGAAAGACAAAAAAATAGAAAAAAATGAAACGGGTATTCGGTTGACGAAATAA
- a CDS encoding GGDEF domain-containing protein yields the protein MKRIVQNIYPTVAFYLVVTYTLLWLLPQDRSLQFSAIISLIGSFVIFLLSQSKAFKQPSIPYKWLSVAFFSYFLGDFFNMIGRLFQWDAVNLNVLLDLPYTVHLTMMVIFLFRQLDLTLFQKQKLLILDSLTLFTVSMIAGYIAIFRFVPSYTRTVLEQISWTFYAFLTILLTLFFFLLYASGLKRNVSRLGFLFLVLGTFVLGMTNFIFYTLLLNGEPRIAGLLLPLYPLSGLFILAFMNTRALPISHEQQATLIRVETLTRSLMSYILLSVLILYITFFPVSQTFFLLSVGITFLLFLTRQLFSYQENLRLLQETTALQTNLEDIVHQKTALLQLREKELTSLFLSYPEVVLEIDATYQIRSVNPAAVEAGWSDLPLGPSQRLQLDRLIPLLQQAQLIYPSHLLHVPVTEEHPESFLNTTIIDIPDQQRYFVILADITEDYQQEVWLERMGYHDSLTHLPNRRYFEEQLYLTLPMLEYGSLLFIDLDGFKHINDTYGHDVGDLVLQETAIRLQSMTTSTDLVARLGGDEFLIFIQASASETRQFAEHVLEVLNHPFYIQTHTLQVTPSIGISLYPENGKSSEQLLIRADEAMYHIKKTEKNNFLFATQIKR from the coding sequence GTGAAACGGATTGTTCAAAACATCTACCCTACCGTCGCATTCTACTTAGTCGTCACGTACACTCTGCTCTGGCTATTGCCACAAGATCGCTCGTTACAATTTTCAGCGATCATTAGTCTGATCGGTTCTTTCGTCATTTTCCTACTTAGTCAATCGAAGGCTTTCAAACAACCTTCTATTCCATATAAATGGTTATCGGTCGCCTTTTTTTCGTATTTCCTTGGCGACTTCTTCAATATGATCGGCCGTCTTTTTCAATGGGACGCTGTTAACCTGAACGTCTTACTCGATCTGCCTTACACGGTTCATTTAACGATGATGGTCATCTTCTTATTTCGACAGTTGGATTTAACTTTGTTTCAAAAACAAAAATTATTGATTCTTGATTCTTTAACATTGTTCACTGTATCGATGATTGCTGGATACATCGCTATTTTCCGCTTTGTCCCCTCTTATACACGAACGGTGCTCGAGCAAATCAGTTGGACCTTCTATGCCTTCTTGACGATTCTATTGACGCTTTTCTTTTTCTTACTTTATGCTTCTGGTCTAAAGCGAAACGTATCGAGATTGGGTTTCCTCTTCCTAGTACTCGGAACGTTCGTGCTCGGTATGACGAACTTTATTTTTTATACGTTGTTATTGAACGGTGAACCACGAATAGCTGGTTTATTGCTTCCGTTATACCCACTCAGCGGACTCTTCATCCTTGCCTTTATGAATACTCGCGCTCTTCCCATCAGTCATGAACAACAAGCAACTCTTATTCGGGTCGAAACACTTACGCGTTCCTTGATGTCTTACATCTTATTATCTGTACTGATTCTCTATATTACATTCTTCCCTGTCTCCCAAACCTTTTTCTTACTTTCCGTCGGCATTACGTTTTTATTATTTTTAACGCGACAGCTTTTTTCATATCAGGAAAATCTGCGGTTATTACAGGAAACAACAGCACTGCAAACGAATCTAGAAGACATCGTCCATCAAAAGACAGCACTCTTACAGTTACGCGAAAAAGAACTAACGTCGCTTTTTCTATCTTATCCAGAAGTTGTTCTTGAAATCGATGCTACGTATCAGATTCGATCTGTCAATCCAGCTGCTGTAGAAGCTGGGTGGAGCGATTTACCGCTCGGACCGAGTCAACGGCTACAACTCGATCGACTCATTCCATTGCTTCAACAAGCGCAGCTGATTTATCCCTCTCACTTGCTACATGTACCGGTTACGGAGGAACATCCGGAAAGCTTTTTGAATACGACAATCATCGATATCCCAGATCAACAACGCTATTTCGTCATCTTGGCGGATATCACGGAAGATTATCAACAGGAAGTATGGCTAGAACGTATGGGGTATCACGATTCGCTCACGCATTTGCCAAACCGGCGTTACTTCGAAGAACAACTTTATCTGACTCTTCCGATGTTAGAATACGGCTCCTTATTATTCATTGATTTGGACGGTTTCAAACACATCAATGACACTTATGGGCATGATGTTGGTGACCTAGTGTTACAAGAGACAGCGATCCGTCTTCAATCGATGACGACGTCAACTGATCTCGTTGCACGTCTTGGCGGAGATGAGTTTTTGATCTTCATTCAAGCATCTGCTTCGGAAACACGACAGTTTGCCGAACACGTTCTCGAAGTTCTGAATCATCCGTTCTATATCCAGACACATACGCTTCAAGTCACACCATCAATCGGAATTTCCTTATACCCTGAAAATGGTAAAAGCTCAGAACAATTATTGATTCGAGCAGACGAAGCCATGTACCATATTAAGAAGACCGAAAAAAACAATTTTTTGTTCGCTACTCAAATTAAACGTTAG
- a CDS encoding DEAD/DEAH box helicase yields MTTFRELNLSEALIKGVLKMGFEEATPIQAETIPVGLSGVDLIGQAQTGTGKTAAFGIPTIERLDAKSRHIQALILAPTRELAIQVAEELNRIGEVKRVHALPVYGGQQIDRQIRALRKNPQIVVATPGRLMDHMNRKTLNLDHVQTVILDEADEMLNMGFVEDIEKILGALPETRQTLLFSATMPPQIRKIADRFMTTPTHIKVKAKEMTVENIDQSFIELKESQKFDVLCRLIDTDSPELSIIFGRTKKRVDEMTEGLIQRGYTADGLHGDLTQAKRDQVIRRFKKGTIDILVATDVAARGLDISGVTHVYNFDVPQDPESYVHRIGRTGRAGKTGSAVTFVTPREFGQIKTIERVTNKKMSRRHAPTLDEILEGNLKLAAQELIKRVEAKDSKEYTTLAQELLEEYEAVELLSAALKGLTKEPDATPVQISSIEPIRVKRFGSNGGGNRRPYGNKGGSGSGNRSGGYRGNNPRSGSDRREGGRSSSSSDRREGGYAGRSNRSESDRNRGGRKPRFEK; encoded by the coding sequence TTGACAACATTTCGTGAATTAAATCTTAGTGAGGCACTTATCAAAGGTGTCCTAAAAATGGGCTTCGAAGAAGCAACACCAATCCAAGCAGAAACAATTCCAGTCGGACTCAGCGGCGTTGACTTAATTGGTCAAGCACAAACAGGTACTGGTAAAACTGCAGCATTCGGTATCCCAACAATTGAGCGTCTTGACGCAAAATCACGCCACATCCAAGCGTTGATTCTTGCTCCAACACGTGAACTCGCAATCCAAGTAGCAGAAGAATTGAACCGGATCGGTGAAGTAAAACGCGTTCATGCACTTCCTGTTTACGGCGGTCAGCAAATTGATCGTCAAATCCGCGCACTTCGCAAAAATCCACAAATCGTCGTTGCGACACCAGGACGTTTGATGGACCACATGAACCGTAAGACGTTGAACCTCGATCACGTTCAAACGGTCATCCTTGACGAAGCAGATGAGATGTTGAACATGGGATTCGTCGAAGACATCGAAAAAATCCTCGGTGCACTTCCTGAAACACGTCAAACACTCTTATTCTCAGCAACGATGCCACCGCAAATTCGTAAAATCGCAGATCGTTTCATGACGACTCCGACACACATCAAAGTCAAAGCAAAAGAAATGACAGTTGAAAACATCGACCAGTCATTCATCGAATTGAAAGAAAGCCAAAAATTCGACGTTCTTTGCCGTTTGATCGACACGGATTCTCCGGAACTCTCAATCATCTTCGGTCGTACGAAAAAACGTGTTGACGAAATGACTGAAGGCTTGATCCAACGCGGATACACAGCTGACGGTTTACACGGTGACTTAACGCAAGCAAAACGTGACCAAGTCATCCGTCGTTTCAAAAAAGGAACGATTGATATCCTCGTCGCGACAGACGTTGCAGCACGTGGTCTTGACATCTCTGGTGTCACACACGTCTACAACTTCGATGTCCCACAAGATCCAGAGAGCTATGTTCACCGGATCGGTCGTACGGGTCGTGCTGGTAAAACAGGATCGGCTGTCACATTCGTTACACCGCGTGAATTCGGTCAAATCAAAACAATCGAACGTGTTACGAACAAAAAAATGTCACGTCGTCATGCACCAACACTTGATGAAATCTTAGAAGGCAACTTGAAGCTTGCTGCACAAGAACTCATCAAACGTGTTGAAGCAAAAGACTCAAAAGAATATACGACACTTGCACAAGAACTCTTAGAAGAGTACGAAGCAGTGGAACTTCTTTCAGCAGCACTTAAAGGATTGACGAAAGAGCCGGATGCAACACCAGTCCAAATCTCTTCAATCGAACCAATCCGCGTGAAACGTTTCGGTAGCAACGGTGGTGGAAACCGTCGTCCTTACGGAAACAAAGGTGGAAGTGGAAGCGGCAACCGCAGTGGCGGATACCGTGGAAACAACCCACGTAGCGGTAGTGATCGTCGTGAAGGTGGTCGTTCATCTTCTTCATCAGATCGTCGTGAAGGCGGTTATGCTGGACGTAGCAACCGTAGCGAAAGCGATCGTAACCGTGGTGGACGTAAACCACGTTTTGAAAAGTAA
- a CDS encoding lysophospholipid acyltransferase family protein, protein MIRTVIWFIYFGLVLPCTLPFLPSAKRRTHLARYAFVQRVASAWANSLLRLAGVRVNVTGREHIPANEPVVFISNHQGNFDVPILLGTIDKPKAFISKIEVNKIPIVNVWMNLMGCVMIDRKDRRQSLKAIRSGVETIKDGQSMIIFPEGTRSKGGPMAEFKAGSFTLATSSGARVVPVAISGSYRVMEETGKIRPATVDVTILPSIDPSTMTQKELVQTVEQQIKQIVEGV, encoded by the coding sequence ATGATACGTACTGTCATATGGTTCATTTATTTTGGACTTGTCTTACCCTGTACCTTACCGTTTTTACCTAGTGCAAAACGTCGAACGCACCTCGCGCGCTATGCATTCGTCCAGCGTGTAGCAAGTGCCTGGGCAAACTCTCTTCTCCGACTCGCTGGTGTTCGTGTCAACGTGACGGGTCGTGAACACATCCCGGCAAACGAACCCGTCGTTTTCATCTCGAATCACCAAGGGAACTTCGATGTCCCGATTCTACTTGGAACAATCGATAAACCGAAAGCATTCATCTCAAAAATCGAAGTGAATAAAATTCCAATCGTCAATGTTTGGATGAATCTGATGGGATGTGTCATGATTGATCGAAAAGATCGACGCCAATCGCTGAAAGCGATTCGTTCTGGTGTCGAGACGATCAAGGACGGACAATCGATGATCATCTTCCCGGAAGGAACACGCTCCAAAGGCGGTCCAATGGCGGAGTTCAAAGCGGGAAGCTTCACACTCGCGACCTCAAGTGGCGCTCGCGTCGTACCCGTCGCAATTTCAGGGAGTTATCGTGTCATGGAGGAGACGGGTAAGATTCGTCCCGCCACGGTCGACGTCACGATCTTACCGTCGATTGATCCGAGTACGATGACGCAGAAAGAACTCGTCCAGACAGTCGAACAGCAAATCAAACAGATTGTAGAAGGTGTCTAA
- a CDS encoding ABC-F family ATP-binding cassette domain-containing protein has product MLMKAENLKKEFADKIVFEDVTFSVSPGDRIGIIGVNGTGKSTLLHILAGKETADAGTMHHPNDYRIRLLSQTTDYPEDQTVMEVLLSGDTPTINALRHYETARLALEQDPTSETLLNRFIVAQTEVDAAQAWDTESRLKMILNKLGILDLNALIGSLSGGQRKRVGLAEALLDEADLLLLDEPTNELDAETISWLETQIKEYRGAILLITHDRYFLNRVTNHMMEIANGTAYFYVGNYESFLEKRAERRERTASMEEKRQNILRRELAWLRRGAKARTTKQKARIQRVDALQDLSYEEEESTLEVQVGSTRLGKKVIEAHDVSHRFGERTLFESFNALIGRKERYGIVGRNGSGKSTLLSILAKRLESTTGEIIHGETVKIGFYGQFAEFTHPERRVIDEVERIAKVITTLAGEEITASQMLEQFLFKPEAQYKQIGKLSGGEKRRLKLLTILMEEPNVLFLDEPTNDLDTETLSVLEDYLESFPGTVITVSHDRYFLDRVVDRLIAFEDANIVFYYGQYTDYLEQITIPAPSVIVEKTTSVNLPKVEAPKKLSYQEQQDWAVIEQQIEESEAELEQLEAELASAGSDLGKVNELYQSIEKTKAMLDERMEYWSYLSEKIEAFETYRQSNQ; this is encoded by the coding sequence ATGTTAATGAAAGCAGAAAATCTCAAAAAAGAATTTGCCGATAAAATCGTCTTCGAAGATGTGACATTCTCCGTCTCACCCGGCGACCGGATTGGCATCATCGGCGTCAATGGTACCGGTAAGTCGACTCTCCTGCATATCTTGGCAGGTAAAGAGACGGCAGACGCTGGTACGATGCATCACCCGAATGATTATCGGATCCGCTTGCTATCGCAAACGACCGATTATCCGGAAGACCAAACGGTCATGGAAGTATTGTTGTCTGGTGATACACCAACGATTAACGCGTTACGTCACTATGAAACAGCGCGTCTAGCACTCGAACAAGATCCGACGAGTGAAACGTTACTCAACCGCTTCATCGTTGCTCAGACAGAAGTCGATGCTGCGCAAGCTTGGGACACGGAATCACGCTTAAAGATGATTTTAAACAAACTCGGCATCCTCGACTTGAACGCGTTGATCGGCTCTCTTTCTGGAGGGCAACGCAAGCGTGTCGGACTCGCTGAAGCTTTACTCGATGAAGCCGATCTTCTCCTTCTCGATGAGCCGACGAACGAACTCGATGCCGAGACGATCAGTTGGCTTGAAACTCAAATCAAGGAATACCGTGGTGCGATTCTACTGATCACCCACGACCGCTATTTCTTGAATCGTGTGACGAATCATATGATGGAGATCGCGAACGGTACGGCTTATTTCTATGTCGGAAACTATGAATCGTTTCTTGAGAAACGTGCCGAACGTCGTGAACGGACAGCATCTATGGAAGAAAAACGTCAAAACATCCTCCGTCGCGAACTCGCCTGGTTGCGTCGCGGAGCAAAGGCGCGGACGACGAAACAAAAAGCTCGGATCCAGCGCGTGGATGCTTTACAAGACCTCTCGTACGAGGAAGAAGAATCGACACTCGAAGTACAAGTCGGTTCGACCCGTCTTGGTAAAAAGGTCATCGAAGCGCATGATGTCTCGCATCGATTTGGTGAACGGACTCTTTTTGAATCGTTTAACGCTCTGATCGGACGGAAAGAACGGTATGGTATCGTCGGGCGAAACGGGAGCGGAAAATCAACACTTCTTTCAATCCTTGCGAAACGCTTAGAATCAACAACCGGTGAAATCATTCACGGCGAAACGGTGAAGATTGGCTTTTATGGGCAATTTGCCGAGTTCACGCATCCAGAACGCCGTGTCATCGATGAGGTCGAACGGATCGCAAAAGTCATCACGACACTTGCTGGTGAAGAAATCACGGCAAGTCAGATGCTCGAACAGTTTCTCTTTAAGCCAGAAGCACAATATAAACAAATCGGTAAACTATCTGGTGGAGAAAAGCGGAGATTGAAATTGTTGACGATTTTGATGGAGGAACCGAACGTCCTCTTCCTCGATGAGCCGACGAACGACTTGGATACCGAAACGTTATCCGTACTCGAAGATTATTTGGAATCATTCCCAGGCACCGTCATCACAGTCAGTCATGATCGGTATTTCCTCGATCGGGTCGTCGATCGTCTGATTGCTTTCGAAGATGCGAATATCGTTTTCTATTACGGACAATATACAGACTATCTCGAGCAAATCACGATACCTGCTCCTTCAGTCATCGTTGAAAAAACCACTTCAGTTAATCTACCTAAAGTAGAAGCACCGAAGAAATTGAGCTACCAGGAACAGCAAGATTGGGCTGTCATTGAACAACAAATCGAAGAGAGTGAGGCTGAATTGGAGCAATTAGAAGCCGAACTTGCTTCGGCAGGAAGCGATCTCGGTAAGGTCAATGAACTGTACCAATCCATCGAAAAAACGAAAGCGATGCTTGATGAACGGATGGAGTATTGGTCATACCTATCCGAGAAGATCGAAGCATTCGAGACCTATCGCCAATCCAATCAATGA
- a CDS encoding GGDEF domain-containing protein — MLKSNYFIRWFPAMLVISFTLMILATWTPSISNRIVEQVLQYASLGLIAYFILTAYRKEQALVVPRRKFWLIALGSLVLSCIGSVLETLHFFNPDFPVPSIYSLILFSISHYVFLYAIFYRIITKRTLGQHVLAFVDAAIIVVFIGLVAFHVLNELTNPGLQTVPYAIIVITNTSLGLFVFFYFTFIQETHWVSRMALFLLFLSIFIRGIYEVSSVYFPDFSANYLLFFPILIRLVQSAAILWHIDHIEEGTTRTTVIPRSWLPLLAVPLFIHYMVEREGGKLDIFIILVLLIIRQILIARQHGLIVAQLHERNEQLASRIEHRKQQIKDSEQQVIPLFLGHPDPMIRLDQSGTALYANLAAQRLFHLPDMTIEHIPRTMRHLLETLETDIDEYEDEQHRRYEIIDIPIQIATTSMGRFTILHDVTERKLRQKRIEYHAYHDALTSIGNRRSLERDFSNHLLEMNYLAVVDLDGFKQVNDTYGHEAGDYVLIEVAKRLSEHTNSLEQVYRLGGDEFAILLHADDELSLRRKCKSFLHFLRRPYVYKGQSLFVSASIGVTACHKADLETCLKQADLAMYRVKHRDKNDVALYRADS; from the coding sequence ATGCTTAAATCGAACTATTTCATCCGTTGGTTCCCTGCCATGCTCGTCATCTCTTTTACTCTAATGATCCTTGCCACATGGACCCCTTCCATCTCTAATCGGATCGTTGAACAAGTACTACAGTATGCCTCTCTTGGATTGATTGCTTATTTTATTCTTACTGCTTATCGTAAGGAACAAGCATTAGTCGTACCAAGACGAAAATTCTGGCTGATTGCTTTAGGATCACTGGTTTTATCCTGTATCGGTTCCGTTCTTGAGACATTACATTTCTTCAATCCAGACTTTCCAGTTCCATCTATTTATAGCCTAATTTTATTTTCAATATCCCATTACGTATTCTTATACGCGATTTTTTACCGAATCATCACAAAACGGACACTCGGACAACACGTACTCGCTTTCGTCGATGCCGCGATCATCGTCGTTTTCATTGGACTTGTCGCGTTTCACGTCCTCAATGAATTGACGAATCCTGGACTGCAAACTGTTCCTTATGCCATCATCGTCATCACGAATACATCACTCGGTTTATTCGTTTTCTTCTATTTCACGTTCATCCAAGAAACCCATTGGGTATCAAGGATGGCATTGTTCTTATTGTTTTTATCCATTTTTATTCGCGGTATCTACGAAGTCTCAAGTGTTTATTTCCCGGACTTCTCAGCGAATTATCTGCTATTTTTCCCGATCTTGATCCGTTTGGTGCAAAGTGCAGCTATTCTATGGCATATTGATCATATCGAAGAAGGAACCACTCGAACGACGGTCATTCCCCGTTCCTGGCTCCCTCTACTGGCCGTTCCTTTATTTATTCATTACATGGTGGAACGAGAAGGCGGAAAGCTCGATATCTTTATCATTTTAGTTTTACTAATCATTCGACAAATCTTGATTGCTCGTCAGCATGGGTTGATCGTCGCACAATTACACGAACGGAATGAACAACTCGCTTCACGCATCGAGCACCGAAAACAACAAATTAAAGATAGCGAACAGCAAGTCATCCCACTCTTTCTCGGTCACCCTGATCCGATGATTCGACTCGATCAATCCGGAACGGCACTATACGCAAATTTAGCTGCCCAACGTCTGTTTCATTTACCCGACATGACGATTGAACATATTCCTCGTACGATGCGTCACTTATTAGAAACACTTGAGACAGATATCGATGAGTATGAAGATGAACAACATAGACGATATGAGATCATTGATATTCCGATTCAAATTGCCACCACCTCGATGGGACGTTTCACGATTTTACATGACGTCACTGAACGAAAGCTCCGGCAAAAACGTATCGAATACCACGCCTACCATGACGCCTTGACAAGTATCGGAAACCGTCGTTCGTTAGAGCGAGATTTTTCGAACCATCTCCTCGAGATGAATTATCTTGCGGTAGTCGATTTAGACGGTTTTAAGCAAGTCAATGATACGTATGGTCATGAAGCAGGTGATTACGTATTGATCGAGGTCGCGAAACGATTGAGCGAGCATACGAATTCTTTAGAACAGGTGTATCGACTTGGTGGAGATGAGTTCGCGATCCTCTTACACGCCGATGATGAACTGTCCTTACGTCGAAAATGTAAATCCTTCTTACACTTTTTAAGACGTCCTTACGTCTATAAAGGACAATCCTTATTCGTTTCTGCAAGCATCGGTGTGACCGCGTGTCATAAGGCTGATCTTGAAACATGCTTAAAGCAAGCCGACCTTGCCATGTATCGCGTGAAACATCGGGATAAAAACGATGTCGCCCTATATCGAGCAGATTCTTGA
- a CDS encoding DEAD/DEAH box helicase gives MNFTKPFLQEAWERARFTELMPVQEQAIPLLREGKDVLAEAPTGTGKTLAYVIPALEKIEVEEPHVQVVITAPTRELVMQIHQVIQLFAQGSGIKSGAFIGGVELKRQYERLKKKPQIIVGTPGRLVELIDSKKLKMHKVKLIVLDEADQIYESGMSDSATRIANSALRDRQLAFVSATLPERTAEWGRTLANNPETIRVERAVSTQVTFGYLETSRRQKPELLRRLANMQGSKVLTFINNRSFLGPLNGELSKFSLKYRILDAEKGKRERMETLRSYKKGEFPLLVTTGLAARGLDIEAVTHVVHYDLPESLDDFVHRSGRTGRGNANGMVLALVTDQDLKHLKTLAKQMGVEMEAMEIYRGEVIPKREFTAPQTIKRPATPHRKGRSK, from the coding sequence ATGAATTTTACAAAACCATTTTTACAGGAAGCATGGGAACGCGCACGCTTTACGGAGTTGATGCCTGTTCAAGAACAAGCGATTCCGTTGTTGCGCGAAGGAAAAGATGTCCTGGCGGAAGCGCCGACAGGAACAGGGAAGACGCTTGCCTATGTCATTCCAGCTTTAGAAAAGATTGAAGTAGAAGAACCACACGTGCAAGTCGTGATCACGGCACCAACACGGGAACTCGTCATGCAAATTCATCAAGTCATTCAATTGTTTGCTCAAGGAAGTGGGATCAAATCCGGTGCATTCATTGGTGGAGTTGAATTAAAACGGCAATATGAACGATTGAAGAAAAAACCGCAAATCATCGTCGGAACACCTGGGCGTCTCGTTGAGTTGATTGATTCGAAGAAGTTGAAGATGCATAAGGTGAAATTGATCGTCTTGGACGAAGCGGATCAAATCTATGAGAGTGGTATGAGTGACTCGGCGACGCGGATCGCAAACAGTGCACTACGCGATCGACAACTGGCATTCGTCTCAGCTACATTACCGGAACGGACAGCAGAATGGGGACGGACGCTTGCGAATAATCCTGAGACGATTCGGGTTGAGCGTGCCGTCAGCACACAAGTGACATTTGGTTATTTGGAGACTTCACGTCGTCAGAAGCCGGAATTGTTACGTCGTCTGGCGAACATGCAAGGATCAAAAGTGCTGACATTCATTAATAACCGCTCCTTCCTCGGACCATTGAATGGCGAGTTGAGTAAATTTTCATTGAAATACCGGATTTTAGACGCTGAAAAAGGAAAACGAGAGCGGATGGAGACATTGCGTTCTTATAAAAAAGGAGAGTTTCCGTTACTCGTTACGACAGGTCTTGCGGCACGTGGTTTAGATATCGAAGCAGTCACGCATGTCGTCCATTATGATTTACCGGAGTCGCTTGACGATTTCGTACACCGTTCAGGTCGGACGGGACGTGGAAATGCGAATGGAATGGTACTTGCTCTTGTTACGGATCAAGACTTAAAACACTTAAAAACACTTGCGAAGCAAATGGGCGTCGAGATGGAAGCAATGGAAATTTACCGTGGGGAAGTCATTCCAAAACGTGAATTCACAGCACCTCAGACGATTAAACGACCGGCTACTCCTCACCGGAAAGGGCGATCGAAATGA